The following proteins come from a genomic window of Nitrosopumilaceae archaeon AB1(1):
- a CDS encoding 30S ribosomal protein S11 — MSKTEMEDTPKVESTTEDLSIKNEQLAKRAEELKSKVTQEAPSLEKEDLVPEKPTAEKIAPEKFGVVHIFSSYNNTIIHMTDLTGAETVAISSGGIHVTADRYESSPFAAMKAANSVIEVARSKGFTGFHIFVRAVGGVGSRVPGPGVQVAIRALARGGFRIGRIDDVTPIPHDTTRKKGGKRGRRV; from the coding sequence TTGTCAAAAACAGAGATGGAAGATACCCCTAAAGTTGAATCTACTACAGAGGATTTATCCATAAAGAATGAACAACTTGCAAAACGAGCTGAAGAACTAAAATCCAAAGTTACACAAGAGGCGCCTAGTTTAGAAAAAGAAGACCTAGTTCCTGAAAAACCAACAGCTGAAAAGATTGCCCCTGAAAAATTTGGAGTTGTACATATCTTTAGTAGTTATAATAATACTATTATTCATATGACTGATCTAACCGGTGCTGAAACTGTAGCGATCAGCTCTGGTGGAATACATGTTACCGCCGATAGATACGAATCATCACCATTCGCTGCAATGAAAGCTGCAAATTCTGTGATAGAGGTTGCGCGTTCAAAAGGATTTACGGGTTTTCATATTTTTGTTCGTGCAGTTGGTGGTGTAGGATCTCGTGTTCCCGGTCCCGGAGTTCAAGTTGCTATTCGTGCCCTTGCTCGTGGTGGTTTTAGGATTGGACGCATAGATGATGTTACTCCGATACCTCATGATACTACACGAAAAAAGGGCGGAAAACGAGGACGTCGTGTTTAG
- a CDS encoding DNA-binding protein, which yields MTDDELKKLKEKRLEEMQKNITHLSKNQENEKNIDSREVLVARLGHRGLEVLQNAESQFPAQTRTITKKLSELIISGEIDVKIEGGDLLALFRSVGMDVRMATKINVQKDGKTISLSESMKSKK from the coding sequence ATGACGGATGACGAATTAAAAAAATTAAAAGAAAAAAGGTTGGAGGAGATGCAGAAAAACATCACACATCTGAGTAAAAACCAAGAAAACGAGAAAAATATAGACAGTAGAGAAGTTTTAGTGGCCAGACTCGGACACAGAGGGCTCGAAGTACTACAAAATGCAGAAAGTCAGTTTCCAGCACAGACCAGAACAATAACTAAAAAACTCTCAGAGTTGATAATCTCAGGTGAGATTGATGTCAAGATAGAAGGAGGGGATCTGCTCGCATTATTCAGATCAGTTGGAATGGATGTTAGAATGGCGACCAAGATAAATGTGCAAAAAGATGGTAAGACAATATCACTGTCAGAGAGTATGAAATCTAAAAAATAA
- a CDS encoding RtcB family protein, which yields MKVPVVIYADDKLLQKMTTDRTLSQAINVSTIPGIQGNSIVLPDGHEGYGFPVGGVAAMDAEEGMISPGGVGYDINCGVRLLRTDLDESILRPKLRELVDDLFDSIPTGVGSKGTIKLKNSELDEVLTRGVEWAIENNYGTKNDALVCEEHGQMSGADPNRVSQKAKQRGSLQLGSLGSGNHFLEIQKVDRIYDEKAANRMNIKEGQITILIHCGSRGFGHQICSDYLRIAENAFSKYDIKLADKELACVPNTSEEGESYRKAMFAALNFAWGNRQMITHWTRKSLERVFKMSESDPNTDLVYDVSHNIAKIEKHKVDGEEKRLVVHRKGATRAFPAGSDDLSKAYFDLGQPVLVPGSMGTASWILIGKPASMDLTFGFTAHGAGRMMSRSQARRDFTEDSVKKSLSDKGIIIKSLTRNGIVEETPQAYKDVDAVVNVSHQLGIATKVARLVPIGVIKG from the coding sequence ATGAAAGTTCCAGTGGTGATATATGCTGACGATAAATTATTACAAAAAATGACTACTGATAGAACATTATCACAGGCAATAAACGTCTCAACCATTCCAGGAATTCAAGGAAACTCTATCGTATTACCAGATGGTCATGAGGGATATGGATTTCCAGTAGGAGGAGTGGCTGCCATGGATGCAGAAGAGGGGATGATTAGTCCCGGAGGTGTCGGATATGACATAAACTGTGGAGTGAGGCTTTTACGAACAGATTTGGACGAATCCATACTACGTCCTAAACTAAGAGAGTTGGTGGATGATTTATTCGACTCTATACCAACAGGCGTCGGCTCCAAGGGTACTATAAAACTGAAAAACTCAGAGTTGGACGAGGTGTTAACAAGAGGAGTAGAGTGGGCAATAGAGAATAATTATGGTACAAAAAATGACGCACTAGTATGCGAGGAACATGGACAGATGAGTGGCGCAGATCCGAACAGAGTATCACAAAAAGCAAAACAAAGAGGATCATTACAACTTGGAAGTTTGGGGTCAGGGAATCACTTTTTAGAAATACAAAAGGTGGATAGAATTTATGATGAAAAAGCTGCCAATAGAATGAATATAAAAGAAGGTCAGATTACAATCTTGATTCATTGTGGATCAAGAGGTTTTGGACATCAAATTTGTAGTGATTATTTAAGAATTGCAGAAAACGCGTTCAGTAAATATGATATTAAATTGGCAGATAAAGAGTTGGCATGTGTACCGAATACATCTGAAGAAGGAGAAAGTTACAGAAAGGCCATGTTTGCAGCTTTGAATTTTGCGTGGGGTAATAGACAGATGATCACACATTGGACAAGAAAATCATTAGAAAGGGTGTTTAAAATGTCAGAATCTGATCCTAATACCGATTTAGTATATGACGTATCACACAATATTGCCAAGATTGAGAAACATAAAGTCGATGGAGAAGAAAAGAGACTAGTGGTACATAGAAAGGGTGCAACTAGAGCATTTCCTGCAGGATCAGATGATTTATCAAAGGCATATTTTGATCTTGGGCAACCTGTATTGGTCCCCGGTTCAATGGGAACAGCAAGCTGGATACTGATAGGAAAACCCGCTTCCATGGATTTGACTTTTGGATTTACTGCTCACGGAGCTGGAAGAATGATGTCAAGATCTCAAGCTAGACGTGATTTTACAGAAGACTCTGTCAAAAAATCATTAAGCGATAAAGGAATAATAATTAAATCACTTACAAGAAATGGGATCGTAGAGGAGACACCTCAGGCATACAAGGATGTTGATGCGGTAGTAAATGTTTCACATCAATTAGGTATCGCCACCAAGGTAGCTAGACTTGTTCCAATAGGAGTAATCAAAGGATGA
- a CDS encoding translation initiation factor IF-5A — protein sequence MSKPADLGSLKIGSYILLPVSDQPTGDPCKIVEYDTSKPGKHGAAKARIVGVGIFDGQKRPHVGPVSMQIHVPLIDKRTGQIISMNGDNVQLMDSETFETVXCSLVEEGVKEDLENGKNVEYWRVMDNLKIMRVKSS from the coding sequence GTGAGTAAACCAGCAGATTTAGGATCATTAAAGATAGGATCTTACATATTATTACCAGTTTCAGATCAACCCACAGGAGATCCTTGCAAGATAGTAGAGTACGATACCAGTAAACCAGGAAAACACGGAGCTGCAAAGGCAAGAATAGTCGGAGTAGGTATTTTTGACGGTCAGAAAAGACCACACGTAGGACCGGTCAGTATGCAGATTCACGTACCATTAATTGATAAACGTACTGGTCAGATCATATCAATGAATGGTGATAATGTACAATTAATGGATTCGGAGACTTTTGAGACCGTGGANTGTTCTCTTGTGGAAGAAGGGGTCAAAGAAGATTTAGAGAACGGAAAAAATGTAGAATATTGGCGCGTTATGGATAATTTAAAAATAATGCGTGTTAAAAGTAGTTGA
- a CDS encoding DNA-binding protein, protein MTNTDDAKNMRNAIDISGTIVDKGEIRSVNTKSGGTINVCDAYLEDDMGKIKLTLWAEDIEKIENGTKIQLTNAYTTTFKGEVALTKGKYGQLNVL, encoded by the coding sequence ATGACTAATACCGACGATGCAAAGAATATGAGAAATGCCATAGATATTTCAGGTACTATTGTTGACAAAGGTGAGATTCGTTCCGTTAATACTAAAAGCGGTGGAACAATCAATGTTTGTGATGCATATCTGGAAGATGATATGGGTAAGATCAAACTGACTTTGTGGGCAGAAGATATCGAGAAAATAGAAAATGGTACCAAAATACAACTCACAAATGCTTATACTACCACGTTTAAAGGCGAGGTTGCCCTTACAAAGGGAAAGTATGGCCAACTAAATGTTTTGTAA
- a CDS encoding rhodanese-like domain-containing protein translates to MANMITVEELKSNLNEFVLLDVREPDELSSKIENSTSMPLGLVIRNAKKGFIEDLKSKKICTYCASGYRGNIAADELQKAGFNVVNLRGGFMAWNES, encoded by the coding sequence ATGGCAAATATGATCACTGTTGAAGAGTTGAAGAGTAATTTGAACGAATTTGTTTTGCTTGATGTACGTGAACCTGATGAACTCAGTTCTAAAATAGAAAACTCCACTTCCATGCCTCTTGGTCTTGTAATTAGAAATGCCAAAAAAGGATTTATAGAAGATTTAAAATCAAAAAAGATTTGTACATATTGTGCTAGTGGTTATAGGGGCAATATTGCCGCCGATGAGTTGCAAAAAGCTGGATTTAATGTTGTAAATCTTAGAGGTGGATTTATGGCATGGAATGAATCCTAA
- a CDS encoding CDC27 family protein, with the protein MKFFHYPKRNLRKLITKGEYNSAVTLAHELLEKDPYDTDVLFILAGAYYILEDAPSVLRYVDKILEITNSDVEAIMLKATALVALGKTKEAINCCKIILKEQPYNRSAKTMMEKLE; encoded by the coding sequence ATGAAATTTTTCCATTATCCTAAACGAAATTTACGAAAATTAATCACAAAAGGAGAGTACAATTCAGCTGTCACACTTGCTCATGAATTACTTGAAAAAGATCCATATGATACCGATGTTTTGTTTATTCTGGCAGGAGCATATTACATACTTGAAGATGCCCCTAGTGTACTTCGTTATGTGGATAAAATTTTAGAAATTACAAATTCTGATGTTGAAGCTATTATGTTAAAAGCAACAGCCCTTGTGGCTTTGGGTAAAACTAAAGAGGCGATTAATTGTTGTAAAATCATTCTTAAAGAACAACCATATAATCGATCTGCAAAAACAATGATGGAAAAACTAGAATGA